In one Bufo gargarizans isolate SCDJY-AF-19 chromosome 11, ASM1485885v1, whole genome shotgun sequence genomic region, the following are encoded:
- the LOC122921327 gene encoding embryonic protein UVS.2-like, translating to MDKKISLLLLFVVGQVTSVPLSASSQLSIPGLDEPDMLLATDSEAAEEPEENFAKIIKVNKENALNLYQGDILKTSGRSATSCTGCLWPKSANGTVNVPYSFASNYSSWNLNLFQTSMGEFETLTCVRFVPRTTENDYLNIMSRGCASFVGRIGGGQMVAVDMDGCMYRGIVQHELNHALGFYHEHTRSDRDNYVTIMYQYISPGNIINFEMQNTNNLGLEYDYGSVMHYDSFAFSNTSGQPTIVTIPVPNIPIGQINGLSVLDVAKINQLYQCNVCANLLNEKNGSLTSANYPSAYPNNASCVWLIRTPSDQVALNFVAFDVQSSPNCISDYIRIYDGPTKRDPLVLDRTCGTVLIPPIIASTNQLLVEFSSDSSGTGVGFTASYSSVQCGGTFYTPGRNVTSPGYPNSYGPNMNCIYTITAPIRKKISFKVADFQTEASQYCIYDYLEIQDGSNWKGPFCGNYKIPSFISQGNSLWLRFVSDDRTQFRGFQASYKFGEY from the exons ATGGATAAGAAGATTTCTCTTCTCCTGCTTTTTGTGGTGGGACAGGTGACGAGTGTTCCTCTATCTGCATCATCACAG CTTTCCATACCTGGATTAGATGAACCTG ATATGCTTTTAGCTACAGATTCTGAAGCAGCAGAAGAACCTGAAGAAAACTTTGCCAAGATAATAAAGGTCAACAAAG AAAATGCCTTGAACTTATATCAAGGTGACATATTGAAAACATCTGGACGCAGCGCTACGTCCTGCACAGGGTGCTTGTGGCCCAAATCTGCCAATGGGACGGTCAATGTGCCTTATTCGTTTGCCTCCAATTATA GTAGTTGGAACCTCAACTTGTTTCAGACGTCAATGGGGGAATTCGAAACCCTTACCTGTGTGAGGTTTGTGCCTCGGACAACGGAGAATGACTACCTTAATATTATGTCTAGGGG ATGTGCATCATTTGTGGGCCGGATAGGTGGAGGTCAGATGGTTGCAGTAGACATGGATGGCTGTATGTACAGAGGAATTGTACAGCATGAGCTAAACCATGCCCTGGGATTCTACCATGAGCATACAAGGAGTGACCGGGATAACTATGTCACCATCATGTACCAGTACATATCACCAG GTAATATAATAAATTTTGAAATGCAAAACACCAATAACCTTGGTCTTGAGTATGACTATGGATCAGTGATGCATTATGACAG TTTCGCTTTCTCAAACACTTCTGGACAACCCACCATTGTGACCATACCGGTCCCAAACATCCCAATTGGGCAAATTAATGGACTGAGTGTTTTAGATGTCGCTAAAATCAACCAATTGTATCAATGCA ATGTCTGTGCCAATTTACTTAATGAAAAGAATGGAAGTCTAACATCCGCCAACTACCCATCAGCCTACCCGAATAATGCCAGCTGTGTTTGGCTGATCAGAACACCATCAGATCAG gttGCTTTGAACTTTGTTGCCTTTGATGTCCAGTCATCTCCCAATTGTATATCTGACTATATTAGGATTTATGATGGCCCCACTAAGAGAGATCCCCTGGTGTTGGACAGAACTTGTGGGACTGTCTTGATCCCTCCAATTATTGCCTCTACTAACCAGTTATTGGTTGAGTTTTCCAGTGACAGCAGTGGTACTGGGGTAGGCTTTACAGCCTCATACagctcag TGCAATGTGGAGGAACATTCTATACCCCTGGAAGAAACGTTACATCCCCCGGTTACCCCAATTCCTACGGCCCAAACATGAATTGCATCTACACCATTACAGCTCCTATTAGAAAGAAG ATTTCCTTCAAGGTTGCTGATTTTCAGACAGAGGCTAGTCAGTACTGCATCTATGACTATTTAGAGATCCAGGATGGGTCCAACTGGAAGGGTCCATTCTGTGGGAACTATAAAATCCCTTCCTTTATCTCTCAAGGCAATTCACTGTGGCTGAGATTTGTTAGTGATGACAGAACTCAGTTTAGAGGCTTCCAGGCATCATATAAATTTGGTGAGTACTAA